CCAGCGCATCGGCCAGCCGCGTGATGCTGGAGACGATCGCCTGATTGTCGGCCGAGGCTTCGATCCCCTCGACGAAATCCTTGTCGATCTTGATCCGGTCGAAGGGGAAGCGGCGCAGATAGCTGAGCGAGGAATAGCCGATCCCGAAATCGTCGAGCGCGACCTTGGTGCCAAGCTCGCGCAGCTTTGCCAGATTGCCTTCGCACAAGTCGCTGTTCTGCATCAGCACATGTTCGGTAATCTCGAATTCGACCCGGTGGGGCGCGATCCCGTGGGCATGGATCGCCTGCGCGACCACATCGGCCAGATGCGGACTGCGCACCTGCGTGGGCGACAGGTTGATCGCGATGCGGAAATTGCCTTCCCACTGCCCGGTTTCGGCCAGCGCCTGCCGGATGACCCATTCGCCGATGGGCACGATCATCCCGGTTTCCTCGGCCACCTCGAGGAAGTCGTCCGGTGTCACGATTCCGCGCTTGGGATGGTACCAGCGCAGCAGCGCTTCGTAGCCCGCGACCTCGCCCGAATCGAGATCGATCACCGGCTGGTAATGGAGATGGAGCTGATCGCGGGCGAGCACTTCGCGCAGATCGGTCTCGATATCGCGCCGCTCGCGCGCCACCCGGTCGAGTTCCTCGTCGTAAAGCGCCAGCGTGTCGCGGCCCTTGGCCTTGGCAGCGAAAAGCGCGATATCCGCGCGCCGCATCAGTTCTTCCGCATCGCGGTCGCCATCGGCGCCCTTGGCAATGCCGATGCTGCCCGAAATGCGATAGACCTGCCCGTCGAGTTCGAAGGGGTCGCGGATGACCGAGAGGAAGCGATGCGCGCGCTCGATCAGCATGCCCGCGCCCGCGCGCGTTTCGAGCAGCACGGCGAATTCGTCCCCGCCCAGCCGCGCGACGAGATCCTGTCCGCGCACCTCCTGTTCGAGCCGGGTCCCGACTTCGCGCAGCAGGCGGTCCCCGACCAGATGGCCGCGGGTGTCGTTGACCGCCTTGAAATCGTCGAGATCGAGATAGAACAGCACGATGTTGCGCACACGGTCCTGCTGCGCCAGCGCGGCACGCAGCCGTTCGTTGAAAAGGTAGCGATTGGCGAGGCCGGTGAGGTTGTCGTAATGCGCCATGAAGGCGACCCGGTCCTCGATCAGCCGGTCGTTGGTAACGTCGCGCGCGACCCCGCTCATCCGGCCATCGCTGCGCGGGCGCGCCGACAGCTTCCAGTACCGCACCGCGCCATCGACCCGAAGCTTGAGCACGAGATCGCGAAACCGGCTGCGCTCCATCAGATGGCGCGCGAGCCGGTCGCGGTCGTCCCCCGGAGAGAACATGGCGATCAGCGGCGTGGCTTCGAGCGCATCCTCGGCCTTGCCTGCTGCCGCGGCGAACCGCGCGGGGACATCGCGCAGGTTCCCGGCGGCATCCACGGTCCAGAGCCAGTCGGACGAATGCTCCTCGTAATCATACAACAGCATGCGGACGGTGCCCGCGGCTTCGCGGCGGCTGATCTCCGCCTCGGCCCCGCTGATGATCTGTTTTTCCTGCTCGCGCGTCGAACCAAGGAGCGCGATGACGAACAGCGCCAGCAGCATCAGCGCGGGCCAGCCGGCACCGTCGGTCTGGATCCAGGTCGCCGCGGTGATCGACACCGTCATCACGATAATATGGAATATCGCCGCCTGTGGCGCAGTGCGATGGACCAGCAGGACCCCGCACAGGATCGCGATCGCAATGGCTGCCAGCACTGCCGCGTCGAACCCGGTCGCGACCGTGGCGAGAAAGGGAAAGATGGCCGCCCAGATCGACGAGCCGACCCATTGCAGCGCGATCAGCCGGCGCCAGTGGCGCTCCAGTTCCTCCAGCGGGGCCTCTTCAGAATCGAGCTGCCGCTCGAGCAGGACATAGGTCACCAGCAGCGCGATCTGCATCGCGGTCCAGGCGAGCAGAATTGCAAAGGGCACCTGCCCGATAAAGGTGAACAGCAGCGCGGCAAGCGATCCGATCGTGGGGAGCAGCGCCAGACGCGCCCCGGCCATGAAATCGTCCAGTCGGCGTGTCAGGAGCAGACGGCCCACCGCA
This genomic window from Qipengyuania sp. HL-TH1 contains:
- a CDS encoding putative bifunctional diguanylate cyclase/phosphodiesterase, whose product is MATEVPDTELRAEPGPAGADAVGRLLLTRRLDDFMAGARLALLPTIGSLAALLFTFIGQVPFAILLAWTAMQIALLVTYVLLERQLDSEEAPLEELERHWRRLIALQWVGSSIWAAIFPFLATVATGFDAAVLAAIAIAILCGVLLVHRTAPQAAIFHIIVMTVSITAATWIQTDGAGWPALMLLALFVIALLGSTREQEKQIISGAEAEISRREAAGTVRMLLYDYEEHSSDWLWTVDAAGNLRDVPARFAAAAGKAEDALEATPLIAMFSPGDDRDRLARHLMERSRFRDLVLKLRVDGAVRYWKLSARPRSDGRMSGVARDVTNDRLIEDRVAFMAHYDNLTGLANRYLFNERLRAALAQQDRVRNIVLFYLDLDDFKAVNDTRGHLVGDRLLREVGTRLEQEVRGQDLVARLGGDEFAVLLETRAGAGMLIERAHRFLSVIRDPFELDGQVYRISGSIGIAKGADGDRDAEELMRRADIALFAAKAKGRDTLALYDEELDRVARERRDIETDLREVLARDQLHLHYQPVIDLDSGEVAGYEALLRWYHPKRGIVTPDDFLEVAEETGMIVPIGEWVIRQALAETGQWEGNFRIAINLSPTQVRSPHLADVVAQAIHAHGIAPHRVEFEITEHVLMQNSDLCEGNLAKLRELGTKVALDDFGIGYSSLSYLRRFPFDRIKIDKDFVEGIEASADNQAIVSSITRLADALGMAATAEGVETRAQLDLLRKLGCQEAQGYLICQPVPGENFATPAAVQAAMQGDASGILDYRKAREAALRRRSSRAS